AAATCCACAGGTAGTCAGCAGATCTATAGCCGCTTGTTCGGAAAGTTTTCCGACGGTAAATCCCACATCGATTTGACAACGTGCCGCCCGCCATAATTCTCGCTTCAAACTGACGAGCCTTTCTGTAGGATCATTTAAGTAATCGTACTCAACTAGCATTGATTCTGCATAAGAGGCCCAGCCTTCATAAAACAGAGGTGACTCGATCTGCCGGCGAATGGGATTGCTGAGCTTGCGGCGAAATGAATCCAGAAAATGATGCCCGGGAATGGTCTCATGCGCCGTCAACATTTTGTACTCACGGTTCAAACGCCTTTGCAGATGCTGGTCGGTTTCTTGACTGTTATGTTGTGGAAAATTCGTCGAAATATAAAAATAGCTCTCTTCCAGTGGATCTTGACTAAATGCAGCTGCAAAAGAAGCCGAGCTCCGAACGGACTTTAGATACGTGGGGGTGTATCTAATCTTGACGGGGGCATTTAACAATTCAGCACTGAAACCGTTTTGACTGAAAAAATCCCGCAACCGCTGAATCTCATCTTCATACAGGGCCACAATTTCTGATTCAGCGACTTGATACGGTTCGAATTCATGATAAAGCTGATCCCAGGTTTTGGTCTCATCTATTTGGGATTGCAGATGTTGCAGTTGATCTAAAATCTGATGCCATTCTTCAATGGCAATAGCATAGATGTCCATAGGCGAATGGGCTGATAAAAAGTGTTTTCTTAGAGTCGTCTCTAAAGTCGAAACGGCAAATTGGCGATCGGGCTCGGGAGAATGGGAAGCTAAAAACTGGTGAAATTTTTTTAGGCTTTCTTCGACACAATCGATAAACCTGGATATCCGATTTTGATGAGCGGCAAATCGCCTTGACAGTGTCTTTGCAACTTCGACCAGGTATTGCTTACAATCTTGCGTCATCCGCAAAGACGCTTGATAGTATGTTTCCGGCACTGATCGAATATTTTCGGCACCCTGTTTGAGAATATGCGGTATAGATGAGAGTCTCGATAAGGATCTATCGGCGACTTCTTGTGAGGTTTCAGCTGGCTTATTCAACGCATGGTCCAAGCCGATAAAGCCAATCTTTAAATACAGCAATGGATTATACCGCCAAGAACGTTTGGTAGCCAGTTCGATTAGAATACCGGCTGCATTGGCCTGCAGCATTTTAAGATCGATGAAACGCTCGAGATCTCCCCTCTCGTCATTCATCTCTTTAAATTGCTGCTGATAACCTTCTAACGTCGCGATGGATTCTTCAATCGCGTCTGCTTCAATATGATCGAGTCTGTCGTAATGTCGTGCGGCATTTTCAGCTCTAGGCAAAAAATCAAATTCATCACTGGCGCACATCACTGGAAAGCGCTCGGCCAGAAAATTAAAATAACTGCCGGCCAATTTTTTGTAATCATTACTTCTTTCCAAAATTAAACTCCTTCTAAATTTTGCATTTCAAATTAACATCATACATCCCATCAACAATGTCAAAATATTCATGACGTTTAAAATTTCTTGTCAA
The sequence above is drawn from the Desulfobacterales bacterium genome and encodes:
- a CDS encoding DUF885 family protein; the protein is MERSNDYKKLAGSYFNFLAERFPVMCASDEFDFLPRAENAARHYDRLDHIEADAIEESIATLEGYQQQFKEMNDERGDLERFIDLKMLQANAAGILIELATKRSWRYNPLLYLKIGFIGLDHALNKPAETSQEVADRSLSRLSSIPHILKQGAENIRSVPETYYQASLRMTQDCKQYLVEVAKTLSRRFAAHQNRISRFIDCVEESLKKFHQFLASHSPEPDRQFAVSTLETTLRKHFLSAHSPMDIYAIAIEEWHQILDQLQHLQSQIDETKTWDQLYHEFEPYQVAESEIVALYEDEIQRLRDFFSQNGFSAELLNAPVKIRYTPTYLKSVRSSASFAAAFSQDPLEESYFYISTNFPQHNSQETDQHLQRRLNREYKMLTAHETIPGHHFLDSFRRKLSNPIRRQIESPLFYEGWASYAESMLVEYDYLNDPTERLVSLKRELWRAARCQIDVGFTVGKLSEQAAIDLLTTCGFDPAEAARQLDRFRLNPGYQLCYGYGSHQFKQLKQQYGHLSKSRNFYRFLLEGGELPFHLIDRRFEKQHQRE